Proteins encoded together in one Staphylococcus aureus window:
- the recN gene encoding DNA repair protein RecN: protein MLQTLSIKQFAIIEELEIQFSDGLTVLSGETGSGKSIIIDAIGQLIGMRASSDFVRHGEKKAVIEGIFDIDESKDAIHILKNMDIDVDEDFLLVKREIFSSGKSLCKINNQTVTLQDLRKVMQELLDIHGQHETQSLLKQKYHLTLLDNYAESRYQDLLDKYHQTFQNYKAKKQELEDIESADQALLQRLDLMKFQLEELSEAHLKEGEIEQLEIDIKRIQNSEKLSLALNNAYMTLTDENAITDRLYELSNHLLTINDIVPNKYDKLKEDIDQFYYILEDAKHELYDEMANTEFDEQVLNEYESRMNLLNNLKRKYGKDISELIAYQEKLNNEINKIENYEQSTSQLREEINALYNQVIEVGQALSKQRRIVARELRDHIVSEIQNLQMKDANLEISFKKLEEPNIDGIEFVEFLISPNKGEPLKSLNKIASGGELSRIMLALKSIFVKSRGQTAILFDEVDSGVSGQAAQKMAEKMRDIAEYIQVICISHLPQVASMSDHHLLISKSSKDDRTTTQVQELISDDKVDEIARMISGASVTDLTRENAREMIQHNQRRR from the coding sequence ATGTTACAAACCTTATCAATCAAGCAATTTGCTATTATTGAAGAATTAGAAATTCAATTTTCTGATGGTTTAACTGTTTTAAGTGGTGAAACGGGTTCAGGTAAGTCAATTATTATAGATGCAATTGGACAATTAATTGGAATGAGAGCTTCATCTGATTTTGTAAGACATGGTGAAAAAAAGGCTGTCATCGAAGGTATATTTGATATTGACGAGAGTAAAGATGCTATACATATATTGAAAAATATGGATATTGATGTAGATGAAGATTTTTTATTAGTTAAACGGGAAATTTTCAGCTCTGGTAAAAGTCTTTGTAAAATTAATAATCAAACAGTTACTTTACAAGATTTACGAAAAGTTATGCAAGAATTATTAGATATTCATGGCCAACATGAAACGCAGTCTTTGTTGAAACAAAAATACCATTTAACATTATTGGATAATTACGCAGAATCACGTTATCAAGATTTGTTGGATAAATATCACCAAACTTTTCAAAATTATAAAGCCAAAAAGCAAGAGTTAGAAGATATAGAATCAGCAGACCAAGCATTGCTACAGCGTTTAGATTTAATGAAATTCCAATTAGAAGAATTGTCTGAAGCACATCTAAAAGAAGGCGAAATAGAGCAACTTGAAATAGATATTAAACGCATTCAAAACTCTGAAAAATTAAGCTTAGCGCTTAATAACGCATATATGACATTAACGGATGAAAATGCTATCACTGATCGTTTATATGAACTAAGCAACCATTTGTTAACAATAAACGATATAGTTCCAAACAAATATGACAAATTAAAAGAAGATATTGATCAATTTTACTACATTTTAGAAGATGCAAAACATGAGTTATATGATGAAATGGCTAATACAGAATTCGACGAACAAGTGTTAAACGAGTATGAATCTCGTATGAATTTGCTGAATAATTTAAAACGTAAATATGGAAAAGATATTTCAGAATTAATCGCATATCAAGAAAAGCTTAATAATGAAATCAATAAAATTGAAAACTATGAACAAAGTACATCGCAGTTACGAGAAGAAATAAATGCATTGTATAATCAAGTTATAGAGGTTGGACAAGCGTTATCAAAGCAGCGTCGTATAGTCGCTAGGGAGTTAAGAGACCACATTGTATCGGAAATTCAAAACTTACAAATGAAAGACGCAAATCTTGAGATTTCATTTAAAAAATTAGAAGAACCGAATATTGATGGAATCGAATTTGTAGAATTTTTAATCAGTCCAAATAAAGGGGAACCATTAAAAAGTTTAAATAAAATTGCGTCAGGTGGAGAACTTTCTAGAATTATGTTAGCGTTAAAAAGTATTTTTGTTAAATCGAGAGGTCAAACTGCAATTTTATTCGATGAGGTTGACTCAGGTGTATCTGGACAAGCTGCACAAAAAATGGCAGAGAAAATGCGAGATATAGCAGAATATATACAAGTTATTTGTATCTCTCACTTACCACAAGTTGCATCGATGAGCGACCATCATTTATTAATTTCGAAATCATCAAAAGATGATCGTACAACAACACAAGTTCAAGAGTTAATTAGCGATGATAAAGTAGATGAAATTGCACGAATGATTTCAGGTGCAAGTGTTACTGATTTAACTCGAGAAAATGCAAGAGAAATGATACAACACAATCAAAGACGTAGATAA
- the ahrC gene encoding transcriptional regulator AhrC/ArgR — translation MPKKSVRHIKIREIISNEQIETQDELVKRLNDYDLNVTQATVSRDIKELQLIKVPIPSGQYVYSLPNDRKFHPLEKLGRYLMDSFVNIDGTDNLLVLKTLPGNAQSIGAILDQINWEEVLGTICGDDTCLIICRSKEASDEIKSRIFNLL, via the coding sequence GTGCCCAAAAAATCGGTTAGGCATATAAAAATTAGAGAAATTATTTCAAATGAACAGATAGAGACACAAGATGAATTAGTTAAACGATTAAACGATTATGATTTAAATGTCACTCAAGCAACTGTTTCTCGTGATATTAAAGAACTACAACTTATTAAAGTACCTATACCTTCAGGTCAATATGTTTATAGTTTACCAAATGATAGAAAATTCCATCCTTTAGAAAAATTGGGACGTTATTTAATGGATTCCTTTGTTAATATAGATGGTACTGATAATTTACTTGTTCTAAAAACATTACCTGGTAATGCACAATCTATTGGAGCTATATTAGACCAAATCAATTGGGAAGAAGTACTAGGCACAATTTGTGGTGATGATACTTGTTTAATTATTTGTCGAAGCAAAGAGGCAAGTGATGAAATCAAGTCAAGAATTTTCAATTTGTTATAA
- a CDS encoding polyprenyl synthetase family protein: MTNLPMNKLIDEVNNELSVAINKSVMDTQLEESMLYSLNAGGKRIRPVLLLLTLDSLNTEYELGMKSAIALEMIHTYSLIHDDLPAMDNDDYRRGKLTNHKVYGEWTAILAGDALLTKAFELISSDDRLTDEVKIKVLQRLSIASGHVGMVGGQMLDMQSEGQPIDLETLEMIHKTKTGALLTFAVMSAADIANVDDTTKEHLESYSYHLGMMFQIKDDLLDCYGDEAKLGKKVGSDLENNKSTYVSLLGKDGAEDKLTYHRDAAVDELTQIDEQFNTKHLLEIVDLFYSRDH; encoded by the coding sequence ATGACGAATCTACCGATGAATAAATTAATAGATGAAGTCAATAATGAATTATCGGTTGCGATAAATAAATCAGTAATGGATACTCAGCTAGAAGAAAGTATGTTGTATTCATTAAATGCTGGAGGTAAACGCATCCGACCAGTTCTGTTATTACTCACTTTAGATTCACTAAATACCGAGTATGAGTTAGGTATGAAGAGCGCAATTGCACTAGAAATGATTCATACATATTCACTTATTCATGATGACCTACCAGCGATGGATAATGATGATTATCGACGAGGAAAATTAACAAATCATAAAGTATATGGTGAGTGGACTGCGATATTAGCAGGTGATGCTTTATTAACTAAAGCATTTGAACTTATTTCAAGTGATGATAGATTAACTGATGAAGTAAAAATAAAAGTTCTACAACGGCTGTCAATAGCAAGTGGTCATGTTGGAATGGTCGGCGGTCAAATGTTAGATATGCAAAGCGAAGGCCAACCAATTGATCTTGAAACTTTGGAAATGATACACAAAACAAAAACAGGAGCATTATTAACTTTTGCGGTTATGAGTGCAGCAGATATCGCTAATGTCGATGATACAACTAAAGAACATTTAGAAAGTTATAGTTATCATTTAGGTATGATGTTCCAGATTAAAGATGATTTATTAGACTGCTATGGTGATGAAGCAAAGTTAGGTAAAAAAGTGGGCAGCGATCTTGAAAATAATAAAAGTACGTACGTGAGTTTATTAGGGAAAGATGGCGCAGAAGATAAATTGACTTATCATAGAGACGCAGCAGTGGATGAACTAACGCAAATTGATGAACAATTCAATACAAAACACTTATTAGAAATCGTTGATTTATTTTATAGCAGGGATCACTAA
- a CDS encoding exodeoxyribonuclease VII small subunit: MTKETQSFEEMMQELEQIVQKLDNETVSLEESLDLYQRGMKLSAACDTTLKNAEKKVNDLIKEEAEDVKNDESTDE, translated from the coding sequence ATGACTAAAGAAACGCAAAGTTTTGAAGAAATGATGCAAGAATTAGAGCAAATTGTTCAAAAATTAGATAATGAAACAGTATCTTTAGAGGAATCATTAGATTTATATCAACGTGGTATGAAACTATCAGCAGCTTGTGACACAACTTTAAAAAATGCCGAAAAAAAGGTGAATGACTTAATAAAAGAAGAAGCTGAGGATGTAAAAAATGACGAATCTACCGATGAATAA
- the xseA gene encoding exodeoxyribonuclease VII large subunit, with amino-acid sequence MSDYLSVSALTKYIKYKFDQDPHLQSVLIKGELSNFKKHSSGHLYFNVKDKESVISAMMFKGSASKLNFEPKEGDEVLLEARVSVFERRGNYQIYVNKMQLDGIGNLYQKLEALKKKLTEEGCFDKANKKSIPKFPKKIAVLTASTGAAIRDIHSTINSRFPLAEQIQISTLVQGEKAKDDIIEKIEYADSLGVDTIIVGRGGGSIEDLWNFNEEAVVRAIYNCKTPIISAVGHETDFTLSDFAADIRAATPTQAAVIATPDQYELLQQIQQYQFTLTRFIKKHLEQQRKHVEHLSSYYKFKQPTLLYDQQIQRRDDLEKRLKQQIQATFEQQRHRLMLLQQRYNLKALLSSVNQEQQNNLQLTNQLVKLLNSKILSYKNDLKNKVENLNNLSPTNTMLRGYAIVNKKDEVITSTKDLTENDQLTLTMKDGLVDAKVTKVRCNND; translated from the coding sequence ATGTCAGATTATTTAAGTGTTTCAGCTTTAACGAAATATATTAAATATAAATTTGATCAAGATCCACATCTCCAATCTGTATTGATTAAAGGTGAGCTTTCAAATTTCAAAAAGCATTCAAGTGGTCATTTATACTTTAATGTGAAAGATAAAGAAAGCGTTATAAGTGCCATGATGTTCAAAGGTAGTGCTTCTAAATTAAACTTCGAACCTAAAGAAGGAGATGAAGTCTTATTAGAAGCACGTGTTTCTGTTTTTGAACGTCGTGGAAACTATCAAATTTATGTAAATAAAATGCAATTAGATGGTATAGGGAACTTATATCAAAAATTAGAAGCATTAAAGAAAAAATTAACTGAAGAAGGTTGTTTTGATAAAGCGAATAAGAAATCAATACCTAAGTTTCCTAAAAAAATTGCAGTTTTAACAGCGAGTACAGGTGCCGCAATTCGAGATATCCATTCAACGATAAATAGTCGTTTTCCATTAGCTGAACAAATACAAATTAGTACTTTGGTTCAAGGTGAAAAAGCAAAAGACGACATTATTGAAAAAATTGAATATGCAGATAGTTTAGGTGTAGATACCATTATTGTAGGTCGAGGCGGTGGATCCATAGAAGATTTATGGAATTTCAACGAAGAAGCTGTCGTCCGTGCAATATATAATTGTAAGACACCGATTATATCAGCAGTTGGTCATGAAACAGACTTTACATTAAGTGATTTTGCTGCAGACATCAGAGCTGCGACTCCAACTCAAGCTGCTGTTATTGCAACACCAGACCAATATGAATTGCTGCAACAAATACAGCAATATCAGTTTACATTGACTCGTTTCATCAAGAAACATTTAGAACAACAACGTAAACATGTTGAACATTTGTCATCGTATTACAAGTTTAAACAACCAACTTTATTGTATGATCAACAGATACAACGTCGAGATGATTTAGAAAAGAGACTGAAACAACAAATTCAGGCAACTTTTGAACAACAGAGACATCGATTAATGCTGTTGCAACAACGTTATAATTTAAAAGCATTACTAAGTAGTGTTAATCAAGAACAACAAAATAATCTTCAATTGACAAACCAACTTGTTAAATTATTGAATTCTAAGATATTAAGTTATAAAAATGATTTGAAAAATAAAGTAGAAAACTTAAACAATTTAAGTCCAACTAATACAATGTTGCGTGGATATGCAATTGTTAATAAAAAAGACGAAGTCATTACGAGTACTAAAGATTTAACAGAAAATGATCAATTGACGTTAACAATGAAAGATGGCTTAGTAGATGCAAAAGTTACGAAAGTAAGGTGTAATAATGACTAA
- the nusB gene encoding transcription antitermination factor NusB — protein sequence MSRKESRVQAFQTLFQLEMKDSDLTINEAISFIKDDNPDLDFEFIHWLVSGVKDHEPVLDETISPYLKDWTIARLLKTDRIILRMATYEILHSDTPAKVVMNEAVELTKQFSDDDHYKFINGVLSNIKK from the coding sequence ATGAGTCGTAAAGAATCCCGAGTGCAAGCTTTTCAAACTTTATTTCAATTAGAAATGAAGGACAGTGATTTAACGATAAATGAAGCGATAAGCTTTATTAAAGACGATAATCCAGATTTAGACTTCGAATTTATTCATTGGCTAGTTTCTGGCGTTAAAGATCACGAACCTGTATTAGACGAGACAATTAGTCCTTATTTAAAAGATTGGACTATTGCACGTTTATTAAAAACGGATCGTATTATTTTAAGAATGGCAACATATGAAATATTACACAGTGATACACCTGCTAAAGTCGTAATGAATGAAGCAGTTGAATTAACAAAACAATTCAGTGATGATGATCATTATAAATTTATAAATGGTGTATTGAGTAATATAAAAAAATAA
- a CDS encoding Asp23/Gls24 family envelope stress response protein: MVKVTDYSNSKLGKVEIAPEVLSVIASIATSEVEGITGHFAELKETNLEKVSRKNLSRDLKIESKEDGIYIDVYCALKHGVNISKTANKIQTSIFNSISNMTAIEPKQINIHITQIVIEK, encoded by the coding sequence ATGGTCAAAGTAACTGATTATTCAAATTCAAAATTAGGTAAAGTAGAAATAGCGCCAGAAGTGCTATCTGTTATTGCAAGTATAGCTACTTCGGAAGTCGAAGGCATCACTGGCCATTTTGCTGAATTAAAAGAAACAAATTTAGAAAAAGTTAGTCGTAAAAATTTAAGCCGTGATTTAAAAATCGAGAGTAAAGAAGATGGCATATATATAGATGTATATTGTGCATTAAAACATGGTGTTAATATTTCAAAAACTGCAAACAAAATTCAAACGTCAATTTTTAATTCAATTTCTAATATGACAGCGATAGAACCTAAGCAAATTAATATTCACATTACACAAATCGTTATTGAAAAGTAA
- the accC gene encoding acetyl-CoA carboxylase biotin carboxylase subunit: MKKVLIANRGEIAVRIIRACRDLGIQTVAIYSEGDKDALHTQIADEAYCVGPTLSKDSYLNIPNILSIATSTGCDGVHPGYGFLAENADFAELCEACQLKFIGPSYQSIQKMGIKDVAKAEMIKANVPVVPGSDGLMKDVSEAKKIAKKIGYPVIIKATAGGGGKGIRVARDEKELETGFRMTEQEAQTAFGNGGLYMEKFIENFRHIEIQIVGDSYGNVIHLGERDCTIQRRMQKLVEEAPSPILDDETRREMGNAAVRAAKAVNYENAGTIEFIYDLNDNKFYFMEMNTRIQVEHPVTEMVTGIDLVKLQLQVAMGDVLPYKQEDIKLTGHAIEFRINAENPYKNFMPSPGKIEQYLAPGGYGVRIESACYTNYTIPPYYDSMVAKLIIHEPTRDEAIMAGIRALSEFVVLGIDTTIPFHIKLLNNDIFRSGKFNTNFLEQNSIMNDEG; this comes from the coding sequence ATGAAAAAGGTTTTAATTGCAAACCGCGGTGAAATCGCAGTTAGGATTATTCGCGCTTGTCGTGATTTAGGCATCCAAACTGTTGCAATCTATTCTGAAGGGGATAAAGATGCGCTACATACTCAAATTGCTGATGAAGCATATTGCGTAGGTCCCACTTTGTCTAAAGATTCATATTTAAATATTCCGAACATCTTATCTATTGCAACTTCTACAGGTTGTGATGGCGTTCATCCGGGTTATGGCTTTTTAGCTGAAAATGCTGATTTTGCAGAATTATGCGAAGCATGCCAATTGAAGTTCATTGGACCAAGTTATCAATCTATCCAAAAAATGGGTATCAAAGATGTTGCTAAGGCAGAAATGATCAAAGCCAATGTTCCAGTTGTTCCTGGTAGTGACGGTTTAATGAAAGACGTCTCAGAAGCTAAGAAAATCGCCAAAAAAATTGGCTATCCGGTCATCATTAAAGCTACTGCTGGCGGTGGCGGAAAAGGTATCCGTGTTGCTCGTGATGAAAAAGAACTTGAAACTGGCTTCCGAATGACAGAACAAGAAGCTCAAACTGCATTTGGTAATGGTGGACTTTATATGGAGAAATTCATCGAAAACTTCCGCCATATTGAAATCCAAATTGTTGGGGACAGCTATGGTAATGTAATTCATTTAGGAGAACGTGATTGTACAATTCAAAGACGTATGCAGAAATTAGTGGAAGAAGCACCTTCCCCAATTTTAGATGATGAAACACGTCGTGAAATGGGAAATGCCGCAGTTCGTGCAGCGAAAGCTGTAAATTATGAAAATGCGGGAACAATTGAGTTTATATATGATTTAAATGATAATAAATTTTATTTTATGGAAATGAATACACGTATTCAAGTAGAACATCCTGTAACTGAAATGGTAACAGGAATTGATTTAGTTAAATTACAATTACAAGTTGCTATGGGTGACGTGTTACCGTATAAACAAGAAGATATTAAATTAACAGGACACGCAATTGAATTTAGAATTAATGCTGAAAATCCTTACAAGAACTTTATGCCATCACCAGGTAAAATTGAGCAATATCTTGCACCAGGTGGATATGGTGTTCGAATAGAGTCAGCATGTTATACTAATTATACGATACCGCCATATTATGATTCGATGGTAGCGAAATTAATCATACATGAACCGACACGAGATGAAGCGATTATGGCTGGCATTCGTGCACTAAGTGAATTTGTGGTTCTTGGTATTGATACAACTATTCCATTCCATATTAAATTATTGAATAACGATATATTTAGAAGCGGTAAATTTAATACAAACTTTTTAGAGCAAAATAGCATTATGAATGATGAAGGTTAA
- the accB gene encoding acetyl-CoA carboxylase biotin carboxyl carrier protein → MNFKEIKELIEILDKSTLTEINIEDTKGKVTLKKEKETEIITPQISQMPVEAAAMPMPQAQSTDSNKTEAPKPTSDNHKTINAPMVGTFYKSPSPDEEAYVQVGDTVSNETTVCILEAMKLFNEIQAEISGEIVEILVEDGQMVEYGQPLFKVK, encoded by the coding sequence ATGAACTTTAAAGAAATCAAAGAATTAATTGAAATTCTGGATAAATCAACTTTAACGGAAATCAATATTGAAGATACTAAAGGCAAAGTGACGCTTAAGAAAGAAAAAGAAACTGAGATTATCACGCCACAAATCTCACAAATGCCAGTTGAAGCTGCGGCAATGCCTATGCCTCAAGCACAATCAACTGATAGCAATAAAACTGAAGCTCCAAAGCCAACTTCAGATAATCACAAAACAATTAATGCACCTATGGTAGGTACATTTTACAAATCGCCATCTCCAGACGAAGAAGCATATGTGCAAGTTGGGGACACTGTTTCAAATGAAACAACAGTGTGTATTTTAGAGGCAATGAAACTATTTAATGAAATTCAAGCAGAAATTTCAGGTGAAATTGTTGAAATCTTAGTAGAAGACGGACAAATGGTAGAGTATGGCCAACCGTTATTTAAGGTGAAATAA
- the efp gene encoding elongation factor P — protein sequence MISVNDFKTGLTISVDNAIWKVIDFQHVKPGKGSAFVRSKLRNLRTGAIQEKTFRAGEKVEPAMIENRRMQYLYADGDNHVFMDNESFEQTELSSDYLKEELNYLKEGMEVQIQTYEGETIGVELPKTVELTVTETEPGIKGDTATGATKSATVETGYTLNVPLFVNEGDVLIINTGDGSYISRG from the coding sequence ATGATTTCGGTTAATGATTTTAAAACAGGTTTAACAATTTCTGTTGATAACGCTATTTGGAAAGTTATAGACTTCCAACATGTAAAGCCTGGTAAAGGTTCAGCATTCGTTCGTTCAAAATTACGTAATTTAAGAACTGGTGCAATTCAAGAGAAAACGTTTAGAGCTGGTGAAAAAGTTGAACCAGCAATGATTGAAAATCGTCGCATGCAATATTTATATGCTGACGGAGATAATCATGTATTTATGGATAATGAAAGCTTTGAACAAACAGAACTTTCAAGTGATTACTTAAAAGAAGAATTGAATTACTTAAAAGAAGGTATGGAAGTACAAATTCAAACATACGAAGGTGAAACTATCGGTGTTGAATTACCTAAAACTGTTGAATTAACAGTAACTGAAACAGAACCTGGTATTAAAGGTGATACTGCAACTGGTGCCACTAAATCGGCAACTGTTGAAACTGGTTATACATTAAATGTACCTTTATTTGTAAACGAAGGTGACGTTTTAATTATCAACACTGGTGATGGAAGCTACATTTCAAGAGGATAA
- a CDS encoding Xaa-Pro peptidase family protein yields MSRITQVHRILEQKHLDAIIILSDYNRRYLSGFTGTSGALIISKDKQYLITDFRYIDQATKQAPNYEIINRKSTIIGEIKELLHQENFENVGFEGHHVSYDTYLELNKSRISLISISNTVDKIRDVKDADEIALIQKAANIVDETYEYILTVVKAGMTEKELKAILESKMLELGADGPSFDTIVASGHRGALPHGVASDKIIEKGDMITLDFGAYYNGYCSDITRTFAIGEPDPKLKEIYQIVLESQMKAINEIRPGMTGAEADAISRNYLESKGYGKEFGHSLGHGIGLEIHEGPMLARTIQDKLQVNNCVTVEPGVYIEGLGGIRIEDDILITENGCQVFTKCTKDLIVLT; encoded by the coding sequence ATATTTATCAGGTTTTACTGGTACCAGTGGAGCACTTATCATATCTAAAGATAAACAATATTTGATAACAGACTTTAGATATATTGATCAAGCAACTAAGCAGGCGCCAAATTATGAAATTATTAATCGTAAATCTACTATTATTGGTGAGATTAAAGAATTGCTACACCAAGAAAATTTTGAAAATGTAGGTTTTGAGGGGCATCATGTAAGTTATGATACATACCTTGAATTAAATAAAAGCCGTATATCATTAATAAGCATTTCTAATACTGTAGATAAAATTAGAGACGTCAAAGATGCTGACGAAATTGCTTTAATTCAAAAAGCAGCTAATATTGTTGATGAAACATATGAATATATTTTAACTGTTGTAAAAGCAGGCATGACTGAAAAAGAATTAAAGGCAATATTAGAAAGCAAAATGCTAGAATTAGGAGCAGATGGACCATCATTCGATACGATTGTAGCATCTGGTCATAGAGGTGCATTACCACATGGTGTTGCAAGTGATAAAATTATTGAAAAAGGCGACATGATTACATTAGATTTTGGCGCGTATTATAACGGCTATTGTTCAGATATTACTAGAACATTTGCTATTGGAGAACCAGATCCTAAACTGAAAGAAATATATCAAATAGTACTTGAATCTCAAATGAAAGCAATTAATGAGATTAGACCTGGCATGACTGGTGCAGAAGCTGATGCCATTTCAAGAAACTATTTAGAGTCAAAAGGGTATGGAAAAGAATTTGGACATTCACTAGGACATGGTATTGGTTTAGAAATCCATGAAGGGCCAATGCTGGCTCGTACGATACAAGATAAACTTCAAGTTAACAACTGTGTTACAGTAGAACCTGGTGTTTATATAGAAGGTTTGGGCGGTATAAGAATAGAAGATGATATTTTAATTACAGAAAATGGTTGTCAAGTCTTTACTAAATGCACAAAAGACCTTATAGTTTTAACATAA